GCCTGCGCCGGGCCGCCGCCGGTGAGGCCGTAGACGATGTCGAACGCCTTCAGCGAGGAGATGACCGCGAGCACCAGCACGATGGTGATCGTGGTGCGCAGCGCCGGCAGCGTGACATGGCGGAACACGTCCCACCGGCCTGCCCCATCGATGCGGGCGGCCTCGATGAGCGTCTTCGGCACGCCCTGCAGCCCGGCCAGGAACAGCACCATGGAGAAGCCGGCGGACTGCCAGACATGGGCGGCGAAGGCGGAATAGAGCGCCAGATCCTTGTTGCCGAGCCAGTCCTGGATCCAGTTCGGCCGCCCCAGCGCGGTCAGGATCTGGGCGAACAGGCCGAAGAACGGGTCGTACATCCAGCGCCACATGGTGGCGACCGCGATGGGCGCGATGATGACCGGCAGGTAATAGGCGGCGCGAAGCGCGTTGCGTCCGAAGATCGGCTGGTTGAGGCCGAGGGCGAGGAGGAGGCCGATCAGCGGCGGGAAGATCAGCGACAGCGCCGTCCAGATCACCGTGTTGCGGAAGGCGCGCCAGAACACCGGGTCGCGGGTGAAGATGTCGACATAATTGCCGACCCCGACGAATTGCCGGTTTGCGTCGAGGCCGTTCCACTTCTGGAAGCTCAGCACCACCACGTCGATCATCGGGTAGATGGCGAAGACGAGATAGATGACGATCGCTGGCCCGAGCAGCAGCACGGCCTGCAGCCGGTCGTCCTGCATCAGGCGCTGCGGGGTCATGCCGCCGCCCTCGGCGCCCGCCGGACCCCCGCGCTGTCGAGGCCCGCCGTCACTTGCGGTTGCCGATGAAGGTCTGGAGCTGGGCCGCGGCATCGGCCGGGGCGAGGTTGCCGGTCGCCACCTCGTTGATCACCCGGAAATATTCGGTGGTGACGTCGAGCGGGAAGGCCTGGTCACCGTTCATGTAGACTTGCGCGTAGGTCTTGAAGATCTCGTTCCACTGCGCGTCGAGCGGCCGCAGGTTCTCGTATTTGACGTTCCGGTTGATCGAACTGGTGCTGAACTTGCCGAGCACCGCCTGCTGCACGCTCGTCGAGATGAAGGTGTCGAGGAACTTGGCGGCGAGGTCCGGCTCTTTGCTCTTGGTGCTGATATAGTGGTACTCGGCGAAGCCGTAGAGCCGCTTGGTTCCGGTCGGGAAGGGGAAGAGGCCATAGCCGTCGAGGTTGCCGGCCTCGGCGAGCTGCTGCACCAGCCAGTCGCCCTCGAGCATCATGGCGGCGCGGCCGGCGACGAACAGGTTGAAGGACTGGTTGTTGTCGATGCCCATGAACGGCGAAAGGATGTAATTCTTCGCCCATCTGTCGAGCTCGGCGAAGGACTGCGTCGCGCAGGGCTCTTCCTTCCAGCTCGCCGTCATGCTCATCAGCGCGTCGTGCTTCTCGACGCCGCATTTGGCCTCGAGGATCACGTCCATCAGGCGCATGACGTGCCAGTTCACCGTGCCGCCGAAGGTGATGGCGGGAATGCCGGCCGCCTTCAGCTTCTCGGCGTCGGCGACGAGCTCGTCGTAGCTCGCCGGCGTCGCGGTGATCCCGGCCTTCTCGAACAGGCTCTTGTTGTAGTAGAGCGCCTCGCCCTTGAAGGTGAAGGGCACGCCGTGCCGGCCACCGGGATAGAGCTTCGAGAAGGAGGCGGCCGCCGGCACCAGCTCGTCGTCCCACTTGTACTGCTGGTAGTACTTGTCGAGCGGCAGGCTGAGCCCGGCCTTGACATATTCGCCGCCGAGGCCGAGGCCGGCCCAGCTGAAA
This portion of the Labrys wisconsinensis genome encodes:
- a CDS encoding carbohydrate ABC transporter permease: MTPQRLMQDDRLQAVLLLGPAIVIYLVFAIYPMIDVVVLSFQKWNGLDANRQFVGVGNYVDIFTRDPVFWRAFRNTVIWTALSLIFPPLIGLLLALGLNQPIFGRNALRAAYYLPVIIAPIAVATMWRWMYDPFFGLFAQILTALGRPNWIQDWLGNKDLALYSAFAAHVWQSAGFSMVLFLAGLQGVPKTLIEAARIDGAGRWDVFRHVTLPALRTTITIVLVLAVISSLKAFDIVYGLTGGGPAQATQMLALWAFTQAMQIFDFGRGSAIAVVLLVITLSVVVPYLSWTQRREESQE
- a CDS encoding ABC transporter substrate-binding protein; translated protein: MAGSLVAGASAASAQKLTVWTLNFSSAASNDALAKIAGDFEAANPGTKVEIVTRGVDDHKTALRVAAGSDRGPDIYFSWAGLGLGGEYVKAGLSLPLDKYYQQYKWDDELVPAAASFSKLYPGGRHGVPFTFKGEALYYNKSLFEKAGITATPASYDELVADAEKLKAAGIPAITFGGTVNWHVMRLMDVILEAKCGVEKHDALMSMTASWKEEPCATQSFAELDRWAKNYILSPFMGIDNNQSFNLFVAGRAAMMLEGDWLVQQLAEAGNLDGYGLFPFPTGTKRLYGFAEYHYISTKSKEPDLAAKFLDTFISTSVQQAVLGKFSTSSINRNVKYENLRPLDAQWNEIFKTYAQVYMNGDQAFPLDVTTEYFRVINEVATGNLAPADAAAQLQTFIGNRK